The following is a genomic window from Hydrogenobaculum sp. Y04AAS1.
TCTTACACTACCAGTGCCTGTTCCCTCGTCAATTCCCGACAAGTCTACCACGCAAAACAAGTATGCCACGCAATAGTAAAATGCGATGTTATCGCTCTATAGTGTGCTTTAGCATTTCTCATAGTTTTGGGTGGCTTTGTCTGTTCTTTAGCTCTGAAATGCGATGTTATCGCTCTATAGTTGTAAATTTTTCAAAAATATATATAATAAATTATTATAGTGTTTTTTTTAGGAGAGATTATGAAGAGTGATGTTGAGACTACAGAGCAAGAGATTAGAAATGATGAAATACATGATACGGCTGTTATAAAACTTAAAGAGTTATTTCCTGAACTGGACTCTTTGACTGCAAGAGAAACCGGAGTTATAGTAAGGAAAATGATGGAAGAGCTCTTAGAAAAAAATGTGAAAATTATTTTGGATTTTGAGGGCGTTGAACTTATTACACAAGGGTTTGGGGACGAAATAGTAGGGGTATTCGTTAGAAAAAATGGGGTAGATTTCATAAAACAAAATATTAAACTTATAAACGCCAAAGATTTTATCCGTGGTACCCTAAATTGGGTGATATCTTACAGTAAGAAAATGGCTCAAAGCACTTCTTCATCCTGATCCCATATATATATTTTGAAAAACTCATCTTTAGAGAATTCTATTTCATCTTCAAAAAATTCAAAAGCTACTATTGATCCTTTCCAGTTTGTATTTTGAAACTCTTATACAGTTAAATGGTTATCTCTGTCCAATCTTACCATGCCGTTGTTGGAAATTATCATTAGTTTTCCGTTTGTCTTTTCTATTATCGTTTTTAGAGCATAAAGTCCGTATCCAACATTATTATTTTGAGAATAATAAGTATTTATTTTTGCCAGTGGGCTACTAACACCTTTTTCAAGAGCTTTTAAAATCGCATCTTGTTCCGTATTTACTTGATATCGCCTTTGTATATTGTGTAAAAATCCTACTCCTCTAT
Proteins encoded in this region:
- a CDS encoding STAS-like domain-containing protein, translating into MKSDVETTEQEIRNDEIHDTAVIKLKELFPELDSLTARETGVIVRKMMEELLEKNVKIILDFEGVELITQGFGDEIVGVFVRKNGVDFIKQNIKLINAKDFIRGTLNWVISYSKKMAQSTSSS